The Amycolatopsis nigrescens CSC17Ta-90 genomic interval CGCCTGGCGACGGCGCTGCCGCCAGCCGGCCAGGCCGGCGGGTGGCTCGTCCAGCTCCGGGGCGTCCTGGTCGTCGCCGACCGCGGCGAACTGCTCGGTGTGCGGCTCTTCCTGCGGTGGCTTGCGCGGCGGCCGCGGCCTGCGCGGACGGCGCGGCGGCGCGGGGAAATGCCCGCTGCCCATCGGCGGCGGGCCTGCCTCCGGCGCCTCCGGCTCGGCGGCGTTCAGCCCGTCCAGCCGCGCGGCCAAACCGCCCGGCGGAGGTGGCGGAGGCGGTGGGGCAGCCTGGGGCGGCGGAACCGCGCGCGGCGGCCTGGCCGGCGCGATACCGGCGCGGGTGTCCTCGGCGTCCGGTGACGCCGGTGGTGGCTGGCGCGGTCCCCTCGGCCGCGGCGGACCCGGACGGCCGGGGTCGTCCTGCGGCTCCGGCATGGGGAACGCGCCCGACTCCTGCGGCGGCTCGGGGCGGCGGAAATGCCCGGAGTCGTGCACCGGCGGTGGCGGGCCGGCCGGCGGACGGCGCATCGCGGCCGAATCCTGCGGGCGCTGCAGCGCACCCGAGTCCTGAGGCGGACGCGGCATCGCGCCCGAGTCCTGAGGCGGACGCGGCATCGCGCCGGAATCCTGAGGCGGACGCGGCATCGCGCCAGAGTCCTGCGGGCGGGGTCGACGCAGCGGCCCGGAGTCGTTCGGCTGTGCCCTCGGCCGCGGCGGTTCCTGCGGCTGGGGCGGCTGGGCGTTCGGCGGTTGCGGGGGCGCGTCCGGGCGGCGGAAGTGCCCGGAGTCCTGGGGCTGGCCGCCCGGCAGCCGCCGGGCGCCGGCGGGCCGGTTGGCCGGTGGCGGGGTCCCGCCGTCGCCGGTGACCCTGTCGATGATCGCCTGCGGTGCGGTGTCGCCGATGCCCCGCTCCCGGCTCGGCGGATCGGTCGCGTTCGGCTCGTCGTCCTCGGCAGCACGGCGGTGCCGGCGGCGTCCACCGTCGACCGAGGCGCCGTGTTGGGCGAGTAGCTCGGCCACGGTCTTCTGTGGCTGCTCGCCTCCGCTGTCTCGCGTCATGCTGATCTGTCCAAAAAACGCATAGAAGACTCACCTGTGGCAGCACGTGTCGGCACGCAGCACTGGTTCACCACCGACTCCCGCATGTCTGTCACCCCTTCACCGTGCCCGTTGCCCGTCGTACGCGTCCAGCGCGCTGCTGTCACCGGTGGCCGGGCCGCGCCGAACCGCAGGTTTTCCCGGTGCAGTCTGGTCGGTCCCGTTCGCCCGGTCCAGTCGTCGCAAAATCACACCCTCTCGCAGCGCCCACGGGCAAATCTCGAGCTCTTCGAGTGACAACGCTCGCATCGTGGCCTGTGCCACCAGCGCCCCGCCGACCAGCTGGTGCGACCGGCTCGAACTCACTCCTTCGAGTTCGGCCAGGTCCGGGGCGGTCATCCGGGAGACGAACGCGATCAGCTGGCGAAGTGCGGTGTCGGTGAGGGTACGGCGTACCCGCTGGCCCGCCGCGGAGGGCGCGGCCCCGGTCAGTCTGGCCAGCGAACGAAAGGTTTTCGAAGTGGCGACCACCCGGTCGGGCTTGCCGACCTTCGCCACCTTCTTGGCCAGCCCGGACAGCTGGTCCTCCAGCCAGGCCGAGGTGGCGACCAGCTCGGACCTGGTCGGCGGGTCGTGCTCGAACCGGGTCCTGGTGATCCGGCCCGCGCCGAGCGGCAGGGACTCGGCCAGTGCCGGCTCCTCGTCCATGCCCATCGCGACCTCCAGCGAGCCGCCGCCGATGTCCAGCACCAGCAGTTGCCCGGCGGACCAGCCGTACCAGCGCCGGACCGCGAGGAAGGTCAGCCTCGCCTCGTCGGCGCCGGAGAGCACGCGCAGCTCGACCCCGGTCTCTTCGTGCACCTTGCGCAGCACCTTGCCGGCGTTCTGCGCCTCGCGGACGGCCGAGGTGGCGAAGGCCATCACGTCCTCGCAGCCGAGCCGGGCGGCCGCCGCCTTCGCCGACTCCACCGCGCGGACCAGGTCCTCGGCGCCGGCCTTGCTCAGCTCACCGTGCCTGGTGATCTGCTCGGCGAGCCGCAGCACGGTCTTCTCCGAATGCATCGGCGTCGGGTGCGCACCGCGATGCGCCTCCACCACGAGCAGGTGGACGGTGTTCGAGCCGACGTCGAGTACCCCTAGGCGCACAAGGGGCCAGCGTACCCTCCGGCTGGAATGGCCCGGCTACGTTTCGAACTTGTAGCCGAGGCCGCGGACGGTGACCAGGTGCCGCGGTGAGCCGGGATCCGGTTCGATCTTCGAGCGCAGCCGCTTGACGTGCACGTCCAGCGTCTTGGTGTCGCCGACGTAGTCCGCGCCCCAGACCCGGTCGATCAGCTGGCCGCGGGTGAGCACCCGGCCGACGTTGCGCAGCAGGTACTCGAGCAGGTCGAACTCCTTGAGCGGCAGGGAGACGTCGCCACCGTCCACGGTGACCACATGCCGCTCGACGTCCATTCGCACCGGTCCGGCGGCCAGCACCAGCGGCGCCAGCTCGCCGTCGGCGCCCGGCTCACCGCCGCGGCGCAGCACCGCGCGCACCCGCGCGATCAGCTCCCGCGCCGAGTACGGCTTGGTCACGTAGTCGTCGGCGCCGAGCTCCAGGCCGACCACCTTGTCGATCTCGCTGTCCCTGGCGGTGACCATGATCACCGGGACCGCGGAGCGCTGGCGCAGCTGCTTGCACACGTCCGTGCCGCTCATCCCCGGCAGCATCAGGTCCAGCAGGACGATGTCCGCGCCGTTGCGGTCGAACTCCTCCAGGGCCTGCTGCCCGGTCGCGGCGACGGCGGCGGTGAAGCCCTCCTTGCGCAGCAGGAAGGCCAGCGGGTCGGCGAACGACTCCTCGTCCTCCACGATGAGCACCCTGGTCACAATTTTCCTCCATGATCGGGGCTGTCCTGCCCGGTCGCCACGAGTCGGGGTATCCGCTCGGGGGTCTTCTCCTGCTTCACGTCCGGTTTCGACGCGGGCGGGGCCTGCTTCTTGACGGCACCGTTCTCGGGGTCGGCCTCCGGGCCGAGGTGCGCGGGGATGCGCAGGGTGAACGTGGAGCCGGTGCCAGGACTGCTCCACAACCGCACTTCGCCGCCGTGGTTGGCGGCCACGTGCTTGACGATGGCGAGGCCGAGCCCGGTGCCGCCGGTGGCCCGCGAACGGGCCTTGTCCACCCGGTAGAACCGCTCGAACACGCGCTGCTGCTCCTCCTCCGCGATGCCGATCCCGCGGTCGGTCACCGCGATCTCCACATGCGCGTCCACCAGCCGCCTGCTGATCGAGACCGGGCTGCCCGGCGGCGAGTAGGCGACCGCGTTCTCCAGCAGGTTGGACAGCGCGGTGACCAGCAGCGTGCGGTCGCCCTCCACCAGCAGCGAGCTGGCCGAATCGGTGGTCACGTTGATCTCCGCGGACTCGGCGGAGAGCTTGCTGCGGCCGAGCGCCTCCCGCACCACCGCGTCCACCTCGACCACGTTCAGATCGGGCAGCCGCTCGGCGCCCTGCAGCCTGGACAGCGCGATCAGCTCGGTGACCAGCTGGCCGAGCCTGGTCGACTCGCGCAGGATCTTGCCGCCGAACCGGCGGACCTCCTCGGTGTCGTCGGCGGCGTCCAGCACGGCCTCGGTGAGCAGCGCGATCGCGCCGACCGGGGTCTTCAGCTCGTGGCTGACGTTGGCCACGAAGTCGCGGCGGGTGGCCTCCAGCCGCACCACGTCCGAGTGGTCCACGGCCTCCACCACGGCGAACCCGTCGTTGAGCGGGCGGACCTCGCCGAGCACCGCCTCCGGCTGGCGGCCGCGGGCCTCCAGCGGCGACAGGTCGATCTCGACCGGGTCGCCGGACTCCACCACCTGCTCGGCGGCGATCCTGGCGCGCGGGTCCGCCTGGTTGTCCCGGACCAGGCCGAGCGCCTCGGCACGCGGGTTGTGCAGCACCACGTCGCCGAAGCCGTTGAGCACCACCACGCCGTTGTTGGACAGCTGGACCAGCCGCTGCAGCAGCTCGGCCACGGTGGGCCCTTCCGGGGGTCGCTCGGCCCGGCGCCGTCCGGCGCGGGCGAGCAGGAAACCGGCGATCGCACCGGCCACCAAAGCGGCGACGGCCAGTGCGATTGCGGCGAGCACGGTCACGGGGGAATCGTAAGCGCGGAGGTAGCCTGTTGGCCTAGTCCTGGAAGCCCAGTCGTGACGGCTGTGACACCTTCAGGGCACATGTTCGCCCTCGATTCAGGCCTCGTTCACGTACTGGTTGCTCTGCGTCGTGAAATCCCCTGACGAGGCTCATCAGATCGGGTCGAGTCGGGCCAGGTCCTCTTCGGACAGCCGCAGCGCGCCGGCGGCGACGTTCTCTTCCAGATGTCCGAGGTCACCGGTGCCCGGAATGGCCAGCACGTTCGGCCCGCGGTGCAGGGTCCAGGCCAGCAGCACCTGCGCGGCGGTCACCCCGTGCTTCGCCGCGACCTCGGCGACCCGATCGTCCGGCTGCCCGCTGGTCACCGCGAAGAACGGTACAAAAGCGACATCCTGTTCGGCGCAGCTCCGGACGAACTCGTCGTCCTCCCGCCGCGCGTGCAGGCCGTACTGGTTCTGCACGCAGACCACCGGCGCGATCGCGGTCGCCTCGGCCAGGTGCTCCGGGCTCACGTTCGAGATGCCGAGGTGCCGGATCAGGCCCTCCTCGCGCAGCTCGGCGAGCGCACCGAACCGGTCGGCCAGCGAGCCGGTGCCGCGGTCGAGGTTCATCCCGATGCGCAGGTTGACCACGTCGATGTGGTCGCGGCCGAGCTGGCGCAGGTTCTCCTCGACCTGGCCGCGCAGCTGTTCCGGGGTGGCCTGCGGCAGCCACTCCCCGGACGTGTCCCGGTGCGCGCCGACCTTGGTGACGAGCACCAGGTCCTCCGGGTACGGGCGCAGCGCCCGGTTGATCAGTTCGTTGGCCGACTGCCGCGCGGAGAAGTAGAAGGCGGCCGTGTCGATGTGGTTCACGCCCAACTCCACCGCCCGCCGCAGCACGTCGACCGCGTGCTCGCGGTCCATCAGCCGCATCGCGCCGAAGCCCATCCGGTTGACCGTGCGGTCGCCGAGCCGCCAGGTGCCGGCGGCCGACGCGGAGATCGTTTCTGTCGTCATGCCCCCAGGCTGCGCACGGCCGATCCGACACGCCCGGATTTGGCAACTTGCTGCCAGCCGTTGCCGCCGGTCGCGCGCCAGGACGAGACTGGGGGCATGAAGCTGACCGGTGAAGTCGTGCTGGTCCATGGCGAACAGGAGCTGTTCGAGCGGGCGGCGCACCTGATGGCCACCGCGGAGGAGATGACCTGCGCGGCGCACGACCTGTTCACCTGGGCACCGGCCAGGCCGCGGCAGGAGATCGGCAAGGCCGTCGCCAGGCACGGGCACGCGGGCAAGCGGATCCGCAAGCTGTTCCGGCCCGGCGTGCTGTTCGACCCGTCCTCCGCGCAGCACCTTCGGGAGGTTTCCAGGCTCGGCGCGCAGGTCCGGATCACCCCGGCCGAGATCAACGAGACGATCCTGATCGACCGGCGGGTGGCGATACTGGCCGGCGACCTGAAGCACGGGGTGCGCGGCTACAGCGTGATCGACCGGCCCGAGGTCGTGCAGGGAGTCGCGTCGCTGTTCGAGGCGGCCTGGCTGGCGGCCACCGACCTCGCCGTCTACGACGCGCGGCACGCGGAGCTGTGCGTGCTGGCCCCGCGGATCCTGGAGCTGCTGGCGTCCGGCTGCAAGGACGAGACCGCGGCCAGGACCCTCGAGCTCGGCCTGCGCACCTACCGGCGCCGGGTGGCCGAGCTGATGGCCGCCCTCGGCGCCACGTCCCGCTTCCAGGCCGGCGCCCGCGCCCGCGACCTCGGCATCATCTAGCCGCAGCGGCAAATAGCCGACTTCTTGCCCTTTCACGGGAGGGCGAAAAGTCGGCTATTTGCCGGTTCAGCGGCCCTGGTTGGCGACGGCCGCGGCGGCGACCTTGGCGGCTTCCGGGTCGAGGTAGCTGCCGCCGGGGTTGACCGGCTTCAGGTCGGCGTCCAGGTCGTAGCGCAGCGGGATGCCGGTCGGGATGTCCAGTCCGGCGATCTTGTCGTCGGAGATCCCGTCCAGGTGCTTGACCAGCGCGCGCAGCGAGTTGCCGTGCGCGGCGACCAGCACGGTCCGGCCCGCCCGCAGGTCCGGCACGATCTCGGCCTCCCAGTACGGCAGCAGCCTGGCCACCACGTCCTTCAGGCATTCGGTGCGCGGCGCGGTGGGCCCGAGCAGGGCGTAGCGCGGGTCCGCGTCCTGGCTGAACTCGTCGCCGGCCTCAATCGGCGGCGGCGGGGTGTCGTACGAGCGGCGCCACAGCATGAACTGCTCGTCGCCGAACTCCTCGCGCACCTGCTTCTTGTTCTTGCCCTGCAACGCGCCGTAGTGCCGCTCGTTGAGCCGCCAGTCGCGGCGGACGTCGATCCAGTGCCGGTCGGCGGCGTCCAGCGCGAGGTTGGCGGTGGAGATCGCCCGCCGCAGCAGCGAGGTGTGCACCACGTCCGGCAGCAGCTTGGCCTCCGCCAGCAGCTCACCGCCGCGGCGCGCCTCCGCCTCGCCCTGCTCGGAGAGCGGCACGTCGACCCAGCCGGTGAACAGGTTCTCCGCGTTCCAGGTGCTCTGTCCGTGCCGGAGCAGCACCAAGGTCCCAAGTTCGGCCATGCCCGCAAGCCTGCCAGAATGCCCGTCCGCTCCGGCATCGGCCTCCGTGGCGGGCCAGGGTGAACGGCGGCTGAACAGCACTTCTACGCACAGTGTGACAAATGTAATTTAGTGAACAACTCTCGCCCGCAAAGGGCCATTAATTCGACCGTGCAACAACACGTGACGATGCACTCCGTTAACGGTACAGATGAAGTTCACTCGAATGGAGTAGTGAGTAGTCTTGTGATTACAGGGTGCCTTCTGACAAGTTGACTACGTCCCGCTCGGCTGGATTCCACGCACTCCCCAGCCGATCGCGGGCTACGACCGCAGCTCGTCTCCCCCCTGCCGGGCTGCGGCCCCGCCGGCCCCGTTGGCATCCCCCTCGCCACCGGGTCCATCGCGGCGGGAGCGTCAGCGGGGCGGCTCGAGTTCGCGACTCCCCCTCCCTCGAGCCGTCCCGCCCGCCCCGGCTACTCCGGCTACTCCACAGCGGGCAGCGCGGCCTCCTGCGCCCGTACCCGCGTCCGGCGGCGGCGCACCCACCAGACTGCGGCCACCACCGGCGTGCCGAGGATCAGCAGGAACGGCGCCATCGCACCGAGCACGGTGAGCACCCCGCTGCCGAAGTCCAGGAAAGCGCGCCAGCCGTCGCCGAACCCGCCGCCGAACCCGTCGTCCTCCGGTGCACCCCCGGACGCGCCGGCGGTCTGCACGGTCAGCGCCACCTTCGAGGTCGCCACGCTGCCGGCCAGCTTGTCCTGCCTGGCCTGCAGGCTCTCCAGCGCGGCCTCCCGGCTGGTCAGCTCCCGTTCGATGGAGGTGATCTCGCTGACCGTGGCGGCCCGGTCCAGCAGCGCGCGCACCCGCTCCACGCTCTTGCGCTGGGTGCCCAGCCGCGCCTGCACATCCACCACCTGCTCGGTGACGTCCTGCACGTCCTGCTCCCGGCTGGTCACGGTGCCCAGCCGGGACAGCTCGGCCAGCGTGCCGTCCAGCCGGTCGCTGGGCACGGTCAAGTTCAGCGTGGCGGACTCGCCCCTGGTCCGTTCCGAGCCGAGATAGCCGCCGGCAGCCGCGGTGATCTCCCTGGCCCGGTCGGCCACCACCGCCACGTCCGGAGCGGTCAGCCCGAGCCTGGCGTTGCGCGCGAGCTGCCGCCCAGGCGCGTCCAGGTCGCCGAGCGGGACGTCCTGGGTGGACCCCGCGCTCTCGTCCGCCTTTTCCTGTCCCGGGTCGGTTTTCTGCGCACTCGGCGGTTCCGCCGGGGCGATCTCGGCCGAGCCCGCGTTGCCGGTCTCGCCGGCGACGCTCGCGGTGCTGTTGTCTGAGCCTCCCGAGCCCCCTGAGCAACCTGCCAGCAGCACACCGCAGACCAGTGCCAGCCCGGCCACCGTTTTCGCTCTCATCTGACGTCTCCCATCCAGTTGTGCGGAGGAGACGGAGAACGGGGTCAGCCCGGTTGCACGCGCCCGGTCACGAATCCGCCAGCCGGCCAGGCTCGTGCCCGCCTGCTGGTTCGGTCAGGTGCTTGAACGCCTGCAGGTTGGCCAGCGACTCGCCGCGCGAGACCCGCCAGTCCCATTCGCGCTTGATCGAAGTCGCGAAACCGAGTTCCAGCAGGATGTTGAAGTCGCCGTCCGCGGCTTCCAGCACCTGGCCGAGCACCTTGTCCAGCTCGGCTTCGGAGATGCCTTCCAGGCCGAGCTTGCCGACCAGGTAGATGTCCCCCATGGCGTCCACTGTGTAGTGCACGCCGTAGAGCTTCGCGTTGCGGCGCAACAGGAATCGGTAAACGTCCTGATGCGACTCGTCCGGGCGGCGGCAGACGAAGGCTTCCACCGAGAAGGCGTGCTCACCGGCCACCAACCAGCAGTTCGTCTGCAGCTTCTTGGTGCCGGGCAGCGTGACGAAATACCGCCCCGCGCCCTTGCGCTCGTACTTCAGCCCCGCCTTGTCCAAAGTAGACTGAACTACCGAATCGACACTCATCCGCCGGGTTACACCGCCACTTCCGGTTGCAGAGCGAGCCGGAACGAACTCGCGGCTTCAGCATAGGTGTCCAGCAACGCGTCCGTCGTGCGCTGCCACGAGAACCGCCGCGCGTGCGTGGCCGCATTGCCGGCCAGCTCGGCCCGCCGGTGCGGGCGCAGCGCGACCGAGCCCAGCGCGGCGGTCCAGTCCCGCGGCTCGTGCGAGGGCACCAGCAGCCCGGAGACCCCGTGCGCGACGGCCACCGGCAGCCCGCCGACCTCGGCGGCAACCACCGGCGTGCCGCAGGCCTGCGCCTCCAGCGCGACCAAGCCGAAGGACTCGTTGTAACTGGGCACCGCCACCACGTCGGCGGCCCGGAACACGTTCACCAGCGCGGCACCCGGCTGCGGCGGCAGGAACCTGGTCTGCGGCTCGATGCCGAGCGAGACCGCCAGCTCCCGCAGCGCCTGCGGCTGCTCCAGCCCGGTACCGGACGGCCCGCCGACGATCAGCACCACCAGCCGGCTCGCCAGTTCCGGGGAGTCGCGCAGCAGCCCCGCCGCCGCATGCAGCAGCACGTCCGGGGCTTTCAGCGGCTGGATCCGGCCGGCAAAGGCGAGCACCACGGCGTCCTGCGGCAGGCCGAGCGCGGTCCTGGCGGCTACCTGCGAGCCGGGGGTGAAGCGGTCCAGGTCCACCCCCGGGGACACGGTGTGCACCGCACGCGGGTCGGCGTCGTACAGCCCGACCAGCTGCCTCGCCTCCACGGCGGTGTTCGCGATCAGCCGGTCCGCCTCGCTGACCACCTGCTCCTCGCCGATCACCCGCGTCCTCGGTTCCGGGGTGTCCCCCTCGGCGAGCGCGGCGTTCTTCACCTTGGCCAGCGTGTGCGCGGTGTGCACCAGCGGCACCCCCCACCGGTCCCGCGCCAGCCAGCCGACCTGGCCGGAAAGCCAGTAGTGCGAATGGATCAGGTCGTAGTAACCCGGCTCGTGGAACGCCTCGGCCCGCAGCACCCCGGAGGTGAACGCACACAGCTGCGCGGGCAGCTCATCCCGGCCGAGCGGCTCGAACGGCCCGGCCGGCACATGGCGGACCAGCACCCCCGGCGCCAGCTCGGCCACCGGCGGCTGGTCCGAGGAGGTCGCCCTGGTGAACACCTCGACCTGCACCCCGCGCCTTGCCATCTCGACCGCGGTCTGCGAGATGTAGACGTTCATCCCGCCGGCGTCGCCGGTACCCGGCTGCTCCAGGGGTGACGTGTGCACCGAGAGCACCGCGACCCGGCGCGGACGCTGCGATTGGGCACGGCGAGACGCACGTAAGGGCGAAATGGTCACCTTGGTTACTCCTGACTACCGCGACAAGTCCTCGGCGAACTGCCGCAGCACCGAGTTGAACTCGGCGGCCTGCTCGATGAACGGCAGATGGCCCACACCTGAGAGCCAACGCGTTCGGGCACCCGGAATCTTCCCGGCGGCGTACTCGCCGGCGCTGATGTCGACCACCTGGTCCGCCGTGCCGTGCAGCACGAGGGCCGGCACGTCCACCGCGGCGAGCACGTCCGCGCTGGCCAGGTCGCGGCGGAACAGCGCGGACCGCACCGCCGGCGGTACCGACAGGCTGGCGCCGAGCAGCTGCTGGGCCAGCGCGCCCGGCACCGGCTCGGCGGCCATGCCGACGCTGAGCTCGGTCAGCGCGGTCGCCGCCCGCCGCAGGTCATCGGACAGCGCGTCCGGCAGCGCGGCCTTCATCGCCGGGCCGGTCCGCGCGCCGGGACGGTTGCGGCCGAGCTCGGTGATCGCGCCGGCCAGCACGATCCCGGCCAGCCCGGCGGTGCCGTAGGTACGCAGGTAGTCGGTGATCACCAGTCCGCCGTAGGACCAGCCGACCACGATCGCCGGGGTGCCGGCGAACTCCAGCACGGAGAACAGGTCACCGGCCCAAGCGCGGGAGCTGTCGTACCCCTCTGCGGGCACCTCCGAGGTACCGTGCCCGCGCAGGTCCATCGCGGCGAGCAGGTGCGCCCCGGCCAGTCCAGGGTCGGCCAGCTGGTAGGACCAGGCCAGCGAGGACTGCGCCCAGCCGTGCACGAACACGATGGGGGGTGCGGCGGCCGTGGCCGGTCGCTCGGAACCGGCCACCCGCAACCCGATCCGCACACCACCGGAACCGATCACTTCGGTCAGCAACACACACTCCCTACCCACGACCTCGTGAGTGAAAAACGTTGCTGGAGCAACACTTTTCACTCACGACCGTTGACCTGCGGAAACGTCAGATCGCCGACTTGGACTGCCAGGTCTTCCAGTCCAGCAGCCAGTCCAGCACATCCGAGGTGGTCGGCATGCTCGCCTTGGAGCCGGTGATCACCACCGGGTCGCCGATCAGCGCGGAGTCGAAGTACGCCTTGGCGTCCTTCTCGTACAGGTTCACGCAGCCGTGCGAGGTGTTGGCCTTGCCGATGTTGCCGTGGTTCTCCTCGTTCTCGTGGATGAACTCACCGTGGTTGGAGATCCGGCAGGCCCACTTCTTCTTGACGTTGGTGTAGCCGTACTGAGGGTTGGAGAAGTCGCCGACCGGCTCCCTGGTCATCACGATCAGGGTGCCGTTCGGGGTGTTCAGGTTCGGGTCGGCGTCCTTGCCGTTGCTGCACGGGTAGGAGGCGTGCTCCTCGTCGTCGCGGTAGACCTTCATCACGTGGTCCGGGGTGTTGATCTTCACCACCTGGTTGCGGCCGATCTTGAACTTGGTGGTGACGTCGGCCTTCACGTAGTTGCCGCCGCCGAGGTCGATCCCGTAGAGCTTGGCGCTCACGTCGACCTCGGTGTTCGCCGGCCAGAACTCCTTGGGCCGCCAGTCCGCCTGCCGGTCGGACAGCCAGGCCCATGCCCCCTCGACGTCCTTGGAAGTCTTGACCTCCAGCGCCTTCTGCGCCTCCGCGCGGTTCTTCACCGGCGCGGTGAACTTCACACTGATCGGCATGGCGACCCCGACCTCGGCGTCGTCCGCCGGGTTCAGCGTGGCGCGGACCTCCTTGGCCGGCTTGACCGTGTTGAAGGCGCCGGTCAGCTCGGCCGTCTTGTTGTCGCTGCCGGCCGCCTTCACCGCGTAGGTGTAGCTCTTGCCGTAGCCGAGCGGCTCCGAGCTGGTCCAGGCGGTCTTCTCGGCGTTGAGCTCGCCGGGCACCGCCTCCCCGCCGGGGTTGGTCAGCTTGACCTCGACCAGGGTGCCTTCGGTCACCTTCACCGTGACCGGCTTGTTCACCGGGGCGTCCTTGGCGTCGACCGCGGGTTCGGCGGTGATCTTGGCCTTCGGCGGCTCCGGGGCCGTGTTCCCGGCCTGCCCGCTGCCACCGGTCTGGCCGCTTGAGCAAGCGGCCACCAGCACCGACGCGCCGGCCGCCAGTCCGGCCGTGAACACCGTGCGTCGTTCGATCACCGTCAACCTCCGTGTCTCATCGCCCGTCCTCACCGGATCTATCCGCGACGAACCCGCTCCGACGTTACCCGCCACGTGGGTAATGGCAGCATTCTCCTCATGAGCAAGCGAACCGCAGTGATCACCGGCGCCAGCGCCGGCATCGGCGAAGCGACCGCGCGGGCCCTCGCCGAAGCCGGCTTCGAAGTGGTGCTCGGTGCCCGGCGCCTCGACCGACTGCAGAAGCTGGCGGACGAGTTGTCCGGCACCGCACACGTACTGGACGTGACAGACCCGGAGTCGGTTGCCGCGTTCGCCGGGTCAATCCCGGAGTGCCACGTCCTGGTCAACAACGCCGGCGGCGCCCGCGGCCTGGAGCGGGTGGAGGCCGCGGACGAGGAGAACTGGCGCTGGATGTGGGAAGTGAACGTGCTGGGCACGCTGCGGGTGACCAAGGCGCTGCTGCCGAAACTGGTCGCCTCCGGGGACGGCCATGTGCTCACCGTCACGTCCATCGCGGGCTACGGGGTCTACGACGGCGGGGCCGGTTACACCTCGGCGAAGCACGCGCAGTCCGCGCTGCACCGGACGCTGCGCTCGGAGTACCTCGGCGAACCGGTGCGGGTCACCGAGATCGTGCCGGGCATGGTGGAGACCGAGTTCTCGTTGCACCGCTTCGAGGGCGACGAGGAGCGGGCGGCCGGGGTGTACCGCGGGCTCCAGCCGCTCACCCCGGGTGACGTGGCCGAGGTGATCGCCTTCGCGGCGACCAGGCCGTCGCACGTGAACCTGGACCAGATCGTGCTCAAGCCCCGCGCCCAGTACGACGGCACCCGCGCGCACCGCTCCTGACCGGCAAATAGCCGGCTTTTTGCCCGTCAGAGGGAGCAGTTGATGAGCAGGGGTTCGGGGTGCAGGGTGACCCCGAAGGTGGCGCGGACGCCGTCGCGGACCTCCCCCGCGAGGGCGAGCAGGTCCGCGGTGGACGCGCCGCCGCGGTTGGTCAGCGCCAGGGTGTGCTTGGTGGACAAGGAAACCCGCCCGCCCGGCCCTGAACGCCCCTTGCCGAACCCGGCGCGCTCGATCAGCCAGGCCGCGGACAGCTTGACCGCGGCCGGCGCCGGGTAGCTCGGCACCGGCACGTCCGCGCCGACCACGGCGGCGATCCGGTCCAGCACCGCGGGCGCCTCGGTCTCGGGCAGCACCGGGTTGGTGAAGAAGGAACCCGCGCTCCAGGTGTCGTGGTCCAGCGG includes:
- a CDS encoding Ppx/GppA phosphatase family protein, with amino-acid sequence MRLGVLDVGSNTVHLLVVEAHRGAHPTPMHSEKTVLRLAEQITRHGELSKAGAEDLVRAVESAKAAAARLGCEDVMAFATSAVREAQNAGKVLRKVHEETGVELRVLSGADEARLTFLAVRRWYGWSAGQLLVLDIGGGSLEVAMGMDEEPALAESLPLGAGRITRTRFEHDPPTRSELVATSAWLEDQLSGLAKKVAKVGKPDRVVATSKTFRSLARLTGAAPSAAGQRVRRTLTDTALRQLIAFVSRMTAPDLAELEGVSSSRSHQLVGGALVAQATMRALSLEELEICPWALREGVILRRLDRANGTDQTAPGKPAVRRGPATGDSSALDAYDGQRAR
- a CDS encoding response regulator transcription factor, with product MTRVLIVEDEESFADPLAFLLRKEGFTAAVAATGQQALEEFDRNGADIVLLDLMLPGMSGTDVCKQLRQRSAVPVIMVTARDSEIDKVVGLELGADDYVTKPYSARELIARVRAVLRRGGEPGADGELAPLVLAAGPVRMDVERHVVTVDGGDVSLPLKEFDLLEYLLRNVGRVLTRGQLIDRVWGADYVGDTKTLDVHVKRLRSKIEPDPGSPRHLVTVRGLGYKFET
- a CDS encoding sensor histidine kinase, whose translation is MTVLAAIALAVAALVAGAIAGFLLARAGRRRAERPPEGPTVAELLQRLVQLSNNGVVVLNGFGDVVLHNPRAEALGLVRDNQADPRARIAAEQVVESGDPVEIDLSPLEARGRQPEAVLGEVRPLNDGFAVVEAVDHSDVVRLEATRRDFVANVSHELKTPVGAIALLTEAVLDAADDTEEVRRFGGKILRESTRLGQLVTELIALSRLQGAERLPDLNVVEVDAVVREALGRSKLSAESAEINVTTDSASSLLVEGDRTLLVTALSNLLENAVAYSPPGSPVSISRRLVDAHVEIAVTDRGIGIAEEEQQRVFERFYRVDKARSRATGGTGLGLAIVKHVAANHGGEVRLWSSPGTGSTFTLRIPAHLGPEADPENGAVKKQAPPASKPDVKQEKTPERIPRLVATGQDSPDHGGKL
- a CDS encoding oxidoreductase; protein product: MTTETISASAAGTWRLGDRTVNRMGFGAMRLMDREHAVDVLRRAVELGVNHIDTAAFYFSARQSANELINRALRPYPEDLVLVTKVGAHRDTSGEWLPQATPEQLRGQVEENLRQLGRDHIDVVNLRIGMNLDRGTGSLADRFGALAELREEGLIRHLGISNVSPEHLAEATAIAPVVCVQNQYGLHARREDDEFVRSCAEQDVAFVPFFAVTSGQPDDRVAEVAAKHGVTAAQVLLAWTLHRGPNVLAIPGTGDLGHLEENVAAGALRLSEEDLARLDPI
- a CDS encoding response regulator transcription factor yields the protein MKLTGEVVLVHGEQELFERAAHLMATAEEMTCAAHDLFTWAPARPRQEIGKAVARHGHAGKRIRKLFRPGVLFDPSSAQHLREVSRLGAQVRITPAEINETILIDRRVAILAGDLKHGVRGYSVIDRPEVVQGVASLFEAAWLAATDLAVYDARHAELCVLAPRILELLASGCKDETAARTLELGLRTYRRRVAELMAALGATSRFQAGARARDLGII
- a CDS encoding phosphoglyceromutase, whose amino-acid sequence is MAELGTLVLLRHGQSTWNAENLFTGWVDVPLSEQGEAEARRGGELLAEAKLLPDVVHTSLLRRAISTANLALDAADRHWIDVRRDWRLNERHYGALQGKNKKQVREEFGDEQFMLWRRSYDTPPPPIEAGDEFSQDADPRYALLGPTAPRTECLKDVVARLLPYWEAEIVPDLRAGRTVLVAAHGNSLRALVKHLDGISDDKIAGLDIPTGIPLRYDLDADLKPVNPGGSYLDPEAAKVAAAAVANQGR
- a CDS encoding DUF4349 domain-containing protein, with amino-acid sequence MRAKTVAGLALVCGVLLAGCSGGSGGSDNSTASVAGETGNAGSAEIAPAEPPSAQKTDPGQEKADESAGSTQDVPLGDLDAPGRQLARNARLGLTAPDVAVVADRAREITAAAGGYLGSERTRGESATLNLTVPSDRLDGTLAELSRLGTVTSREQDVQDVTEQVVDVQARLGTQRKSVERVRALLDRAATVSEITSIERELTSREAALESLQARQDKLAGSVATSKVALTVQTAGASGGAPEDDGFGGGFGDGWRAFLDFGSGVLTVLGAMAPFLLILGTPVVAAVWWVRRRRTRVRAQEAALPAVE
- a CDS encoding YbjN domain-containing protein, translating into MSVDSVVQSTLDKAGLKYERKGAGRYFVTLPGTKKLQTNCWLVAGEHAFSVEAFVCRRPDESHQDVYRFLLRRNAKLYGVHYTVDAMGDIYLVGKLGLEGISEAELDKVLGQVLEAADGDFNILLELGFATSIKREWDWRVSRGESLANLQAFKHLTEPAGGHEPGRLADS